Genomic DNA from Paenibacillus sp. KS-LC4:
CTCCGAAATCAGCTTAAGCTGTGTAAATTGCAGCAAATAATCCGGGCCGCCAGCTTTGGAATCCGTTCCCGACATATTGAAGCCGCCAAAAGGATGAACACCGACGATGGCTCCAGTACATTTTCGATTAAAATAAAGATTGCCGACATGGAACTGCTCGCGCGCCAGCTCTAGCTTTGCGCGGTTCGTCGAAAATACCGCTCCTGTAAGCCCGTATTCCGTATCATTGGCAATGGCAAGCGCCTCCTCATAGGAGGCGGCTTTGCAGAAGCCGAGCACAGGGCCAAAAACCTCCTCCTGCATTAAGGCAGCATCGGGCTTGAGATCAGCAATAATCGTTGGCTGGATGAAATAGCCGTCGCCTTCCGCCTTTTTCCCTCCAGTCACAAGCCGCCCTTCCTTGCTGCCCGTTTCGATATATTCGAAAATTTTGCGATAAGCGCTCAAATCAATGACCGGCCCCGTATCGCTGTTAAAGTCTACTGGATTGCCGACTGTCAGCGCCTCCGCAAGCTCCGTGCAGCGCTTCAATACCGCGTCATACACATCCTCATGGACGATGGCCCGGGAGCAGGCCGAGCATTTTTGCCCGGAAAAGCTGAATGCCGAAGCGACAATCGCTTGTGCTGCCGCCTCCAGATCGGCTTCGCTATCGACGACAATCGCGTCTTTGCCGCCCAGCTCGCCAACAAAGCGTTTAAGCCAAATTTGACCTGGCGATGCTTTCGCTGACAGCTCGAATATTCTAAGTCCGACCTCCCGCGAGCCTGTGAAGGAAATGAAGCGCGTTAGCGGATGCGTCACGAGCAAATCGCCAATTTCCGCACCGCTTCCCGGCAAAAACTGGACGACACCGGGCGGCATCCCTGCCTGCTCCAGCACCTCGACGAACTTATAGGCGATAACAGGCGTCGCGCTCGCAGGCTTAAGCACGACGGTGTTTCCCGCTACTATTGCTGCGGTCGTCATGCCCGCCATAATGGCCAGCGGAAAGTTCCACGGCGGAATGACGACACCGACACCAAGCGGAATATATTGCAGATCGTTATCTTCACCGTGCAATGCGACCAGCTTCCTCGCTGCTGTCTCACTCATCTCCAGCATTTGCCGGGCATAATATTCGAGAAAATCAATCGCTTCCGCCGTATCGGCGTCTGCTTCGCCCCTCGTTTTGCCCGCCTCAAGCATGAGCCAGGCGTTAAACTCATGCTTGCGCCGTCGCAAAATGGCCGCCGCCTTAAACAGCAATCTCGCCCGATGCGCCACAGGCGCCTTGGACCACGATCTAAACGTCTCATAAGCGCTCACTATCGCCTGCTTTGCTTGCTTTGCATTCGCCTTCGATACCCGCCCTACGACCTCGCTCGTGCTGGAAGGATTAATGGAGCTTTGCATTTCCTCTGTAATGACCCTGCTCCCGCCAATAATAAGCGGGTAAACATGATTCAGCTGCTGCTGTACTTGACGAATGGCTGCTGCAAGCGCCTTGCTGTTCGCCTCAATCGCAAAATCGGTAAACGGCTCCGGTACATAGCTCATCATAGGAAAGCTCCACCCTTCTATTAGTCAAATGAATGAAACAAGCGTAAACGGCTGAAACCGTCCTCTGGCGGCAAAGCTATCGTTTCGCGTTGAAATATAAGCCGTTTAAAAGTGTGCAACTTATAAAGTCTTATATTTTGTAACCTAACGGAATGAAACGGGATGATTTTATAGCGTTTGAAAAACACCAG
This window encodes:
- the pruA gene encoding L-glutamate gamma-semialdehyde dehydrogenase; its protein translation is MMSYVPEPFTDFAIEANSKALAAAIRQVQQQLNHVYPLIIGGSRVITEEMQSSINPSSTSEVVGRVSKANAKQAKQAIVSAYETFRSWSKAPVAHRARLLFKAAAILRRRKHEFNAWLMLEAGKTRGEADADTAEAIDFLEYYARQMLEMSETAARKLVALHGEDNDLQYIPLGVGVVIPPWNFPLAIMAGMTTAAIVAGNTVVLKPASATPVIAYKFVEVLEQAGMPPGVVQFLPGSGAEIGDLLVTHPLTRFISFTGSREVGLRIFELSAKASPGQIWLKRFVGELGGKDAIVVDSEADLEAAAQAIVASAFSFSGQKCSACSRAIVHEDVYDAVLKRCTELAEALTVGNPVDFNSDTGPVIDLSAYRKIFEYIETGSKEGRLVTGGKKAEGDGYFIQPTIIADLKPDAALMQEEVFGPVLGFCKAASYEEALAIANDTEYGLTGAVFSTNRAKLELAREQFHVGNLYFNRKCTGAIVGVHPFGGFNMSGTDSKAGGPDYLLQFTQLKLISELL